A window from Candidatus Scalindua japonica encodes these proteins:
- a CDS encoding type II toxin-antitoxin system HicB family antitoxin, whose product MGNHSYTVIFEPLGEGGYEVIIPAIPTIVTYGRTLKEAKEMATDAIKCHLEGLTKDGEPIPKDIDTEPVTEKLEISLAGV is encoded by the coding sequence ATGGGTAATCATTCTTATACCGTAATTTTTGAACCTCTTGGAGAGGGTGGTTATGAAGTTATCATTCCTGCCATTCCAACAATTGTTACTTATGGCCGTACTCTAAAGGAAGCAAAAGAGATGGCTACAGATGCTATCAAGTGCCATCTTGAAGGACTAACAAAAGATGGTGAGCCAATTCCAAAAGATATAGATACAGAACCAGTAACTGAAAAGCTTGAAATAAGCCTTGCGGGAGTGTGA
- a CDS encoding type II toxin-antitoxin system HicA family toxin, translating into MKKELPIIKPKKVIKAILKANFYIHHQTGSHVQLRHIIKTNLRVTIPRHDRFDMPRHVLKSILRQAELSVDEFLELL; encoded by the coding sequence GTGAAAAAAGAATTACCTATCATAAAGCCTAAAAAAGTAATTAAGGCTATACTAAAAGCTAATTTTTACATTCACCACCAAACAGGTTCTCATGTCCAGCTTAGGCATATAATTAAAACCAACCTCCGAGTTACAATTCCAAGGCATGATAGATTTGATATGCCTCGTCATGTGCTAAAGAGTATTCTAAGACAAGCAGAGCTTTCTGTTGATGAGTTCTTGGAATTGCTGTAA
- a CDS encoding tyrosine-type recombinase/integrase gives MKEQMKASAYHLKPAEIKKLIVAAPNFRDRCIIKTLYWLGLRRSELVELDVRDIDYERKRVTVQRVTVRQGKGGKIRIVPIVDDEFVSDIKHLIGDRKSGAVFLSTHNKPLSNRALNYIVADVGEKAGIKPPQPKRKNINPHIFRHSIARFLKSKGFTAEWIQNFLGHQSYKTTMDMYGTIGIDEMQEIAERKLNN, from the coding sequence ATGAAAGAACAAATGAAAGCATCGGCATATCATTTAAAACCCGCCGAAATAAAAAAACTAATTGTGGCAGCTCCAAACTTCAGGGACAGGTGTATTATAAAAACGCTTTACTGGCTGGGGCTTCGCCGTAGTGAATTAGTTGAGTTGGATGTTCGGGACATCGACTACGAACGCAAGCGTGTAACAGTACAGCGTGTAACAGTACGGCAAGGCAAAGGAGGAAAGATACGAATAGTGCCTATCGTAGATGATGAATTCGTGAGCGATATAAAACATCTTATAGGAGATCGTAAAAGCGGAGCGGTATTTTTATCAACCCACAACAAACCGCTTTCCAATCGAGCGCTAAATTATATTGTTGCTGATGTTGGAGAAAAAGCAGGAATCAAACCACCGCAACCAAAACGCAAAAATATAAACCCGCATATCTTCCGGCACTCCATAGCAAGGTTTTTAAAATCAAAAGGATTTACCGCAGAGTGGATTCAAAACTTTTTAGGACACCAGTCATACAAAACTACAATGGATATGTACGGAACTATCGGAATTGACGAAATGCAGGAAATCGCAGAAAGGAAATTAAACAACTGA
- a CDS encoding nucleotidyltransferase domain-containing protein — METQISEQIETLVNKLKEKFNVRQVFIFGSQAYGKPDGESDIDLCVITDLKNKRKIDIIRDIRRELIDLISSPIDILVYTEKEFNERADLRSTLEYKILLDGTKVYG, encoded by the coding sequence ATGGAAACTCAGATAAGCGAACAAATAGAAACGCTGGTAAATAAATTAAAAGAAAAGTTTAACGTCCGGCAGGTTTTCATCTTTGGTTCTCAAGCTTACGGTAAACCTGACGGGGAAAGTGATATAGATTTGTGTGTAATAACAGACCTGAAGAATAAAAGGAAAATTGATATTATCAGAGATATAAGACGTGAATTAATCGATTTGATCTCTAGTCCCATAGATATACTGGTTTACACAGAGAAAGAATTTAATGAAAGAGCCGATCTCAGGAGTACATTAGAGTATAAAATCCTGTTGGACGGAACAAAAGTATATGGATAA
- a CDS encoding HEPN domain-containing protein, translated as MDNKDVAKEWFTIAEADLSSAEFLQNMQSMPTEIICYHCQQSAEKYLKGFLALNSEEIKRTHDLVTLSKECRKYDEDFETIEEDCLMLTDYGVNIRYPFPMDINESDMKVAIKSAHNIILKITS; from the coding sequence ATGGATAATAAGGATGTTGCGAAAGAGTGGTTTACAATTGCTGAAGCTGATTTGTCTTCGGCAGAGTTTCTACAGAACATGCAATCAATGCCTACCGAAATAATCTGCTACCATTGTCAACAATCGGCAGAAAAATACTTGAAAGGATTTCTGGCTTTAAACAGTGAAGAAATCAAGAGAACTCATGATTTGGTAACCTTGAGCAAGGAATGTAGGAAATACGATGAAGATTTTGAAACGATAGAAGAGGACTGTTTAATGTTAACCGATTATGGAGTTAATATCAGATATCCTTTTCCGATGGATATCAATGAGTCTGATATGAAAGTCGCTATAAAGAGTGCCCATAATATAATATTAAAAATTACGTCTTAG